From the genome of Mycobacterium dioxanotrophicus, one region includes:
- a CDS encoding CaiB/BaiF CoA transferase family protein, with amino-acid sequence MNALQRAAATGALDGIRVLELGTLISGPFAGRLLGDMGAEVVKVELPGSPDPLRTWGQAELDGHHFFWTVHARNKKAVTLDLRTDRGRELFLDLVDHSDIIVENFRPGTLEKWNLGYDVLRERNKGIILVRVSGYGQTGPDAGKAGYASVAEAASGLRHMNGFPGGPPPRLALSLGDSLAGMFAAQGALAALYRRSVTGEGQVVDTALTESCLAIQESTIPDYDTGGVVRGPSGTRLEGIAPSNIYQSANGSWVVIAANQDTVFRRLCTAIGRPELATDDRFVDHLARGRNQDELDKIIAEWAARRHPSEIIATLSQAGVISGPINTVAEVVEDPQLQARGMIADHWDERIGRNVKGPGIVPVLSESPGRIRNAGPAQPGQHNDEVYRGLLGLGADDLEKLRTEGVL; translated from the coding sequence ATGAACGCACTTCAGCGAGCAGCCGCGACGGGGGCGCTGGACGGTATCAGGGTGCTCGAACTCGGGACCTTGATCTCAGGGCCGTTCGCCGGCCGGCTGCTGGGTGACATGGGCGCCGAGGTCGTCAAGGTCGAGCTGCCCGGCAGCCCGGATCCGCTGCGCACCTGGGGCCAGGCCGAACTCGACGGGCACCACTTCTTCTGGACGGTGCACGCACGTAACAAGAAGGCCGTCACCCTGGACCTGCGCACCGACCGTGGCCGGGAGCTGTTCCTCGATCTGGTCGACCACTCCGACATCATCGTGGAGAATTTCCGGCCCGGCACGCTGGAGAAGTGGAACCTGGGCTACGACGTTCTGCGCGAACGCAACAAGGGCATCATCCTGGTGCGGGTGTCCGGGTACGGGCAGACCGGGCCGGACGCCGGTAAGGCCGGCTACGCCTCGGTCGCCGAGGCGGCCAGCGGACTGCGGCACATGAACGGTTTTCCCGGCGGTCCTCCCCCGCGCCTGGCGCTGTCGCTGGGCGACAGCCTCGCCGGGATGTTCGCAGCCCAGGGGGCGCTGGCGGCGCTCTACCGCCGCAGTGTCACCGGCGAAGGTCAGGTGGTGGACACCGCGCTGACCGAATCATGTTTGGCCATCCAAGAATCCACCATCCCGGACTACGACACCGGCGGTGTGGTGCGCGGGCCGTCGGGTACGCGGCTCGAAGGCATCGCGCCGTCGAACATCTATCAGAGCGCCAACGGCAGCTGGGTGGTGATCGCGGCCAACCAGGACACCGTGTTCCGGAGACTGTGCACAGCGATCGGCCGTCCGGAACTCGCCACCGACGACCGGTTCGTCGATCACCTTGCGCGCGGGCGCAATCAAGATGAACTGGACAAGATCATCGCAGAATGGGCAGCCCGGCGTCACCCATCGGAAATCATCGCGACCCTGTCGCAAGCCGGCGTGATCTCCGGCCCCATCAACACCGTCGCCGAGGTGGTCGAGGACCCGCAGCTGCAGGCCCGCGGCATGATCGCCGATCACTGGGACGAGCGGATCGGCCGCAACGTCAAAGGCCCCGGCATCGTGCCGGTGCTGTCCGAATCGCCTGGCCGCATCCGCAACGCCGGGCCGGCGCAGCCGGGTCAGCACAATGACGAGGTGTACCGCGGCCTGCTGGGCCTCGGCGCCGACGACTTGGAGAAACTGCGCACCGAGGGGGTGCTGTGA
- a CDS encoding hydroxymethylglutaryl-CoA lyase → MPTHVDIREVCLRDGLQLEDPIPLSAKVALLEAIVATGVREIEATAFVSPSKVPALADAPEFAEALAAFPDVEFSALVASPNGAKRAIASGLRSIEYVVSASDAHSQANVGRSTAEATAAIADVTRVAHDSDAAVEVIIATAWDCPFDGPTAPQRVLDIVTAAIELGVDRIAVADTIGTTTPRRVTSLIEQLRPIVGALPLGAHFHNTRGAGLASAYAAVQAGVTRLDASVGGLGGCPFAPGATGNIATEDLVYLLRDSDIDVDVDLTAAIEAAKVAQQLVGHDLPSALLRAGDRILN, encoded by the coding sequence ATGCCCACCCATGTCGATATCCGCGAAGTCTGTCTGCGCGACGGTTTGCAGCTCGAGGATCCGATTCCGTTGTCGGCCAAGGTCGCACTGCTGGAAGCCATCGTCGCCACCGGTGTCAGGGAGATCGAGGCGACGGCGTTCGTGTCGCCGTCCAAGGTGCCGGCCCTGGCCGACGCCCCCGAGTTCGCCGAAGCGTTGGCGGCGTTTCCGGACGTGGAGTTCTCCGCTCTGGTCGCCAGCCCCAACGGTGCCAAACGCGCCATCGCATCCGGGTTGCGTTCCATCGAGTACGTGGTGTCGGCCTCCGATGCCCACAGCCAGGCCAACGTCGGCCGCAGCACCGCAGAGGCCACCGCAGCCATCGCCGACGTCACCCGGGTCGCGCACGACAGCGACGCCGCGGTCGAGGTCATCATCGCCACGGCGTGGGACTGCCCGTTCGACGGGCCGACCGCACCGCAGCGGGTGCTCGACATCGTCACTGCAGCAATCGAACTCGGCGTCGATCGGATCGCTGTCGCCGACACCATCGGGACCACCACCCCGCGCCGGGTCACCTCGCTCATCGAGCAGCTCCGCCCGATCGTCGGTGCCCTGCCGCTGGGGGCGCACTTCCACAACACCCGCGGGGCCGGGCTGGCCAGCGCCTACGCCGCGGTGCAGGCCGGCGTGACCCGCCTCGACGCGTCGGTCGGTGGCCTCGGCGGCTGCCCGTTCGCTCCCGGCGCCACCGGCAACATCGCCACCGAAGACCTGGTGTATCTGTTGCGGGACAGCGATATCGACGTCGACGTCGACCTGACCGCCGCGATCGAGGCCGCCAAGGTGGCCCAGCAGCTGGTCGGGCACGACCTCCCCAGTGCGCTGTTGCGCGCGGGTGACCGGATCCTGAACTGA
- a CDS encoding TetR/AcrR family transcriptional regulator, translating to MTPAESLTAKGRQTRGAIELAARKLFAERGFHGTTLADITSAAGKSSAVFYRYFDDKEDLLASLAESFLRDIVTPSGMSVPLPDSPQDTDYFTTVVTGYWNLFKQNIGIMIAIAQLAATQPRFAEVQHQFRRFGMDMVAESVRHAASQGHAQGLNPEHIAAAIILLFENFTAVVVGNPGSELQISDEDAITTLSTIWKKTLYGF from the coding sequence ATGACGCCGGCCGAATCTCTCACCGCCAAGGGCCGCCAGACTCGGGGAGCCATCGAGCTGGCCGCCCGGAAATTGTTCGCCGAGCGCGGTTTTCACGGCACCACGCTGGCCGACATCACCTCGGCGGCGGGCAAATCCTCGGCGGTGTTCTACCGGTACTTCGACGACAAGGAAGACCTGCTGGCGTCGCTGGCCGAATCGTTCCTGCGCGACATCGTCACCCCGTCGGGCATGAGTGTGCCGTTGCCGGACTCGCCTCAGGACACCGACTACTTCACCACCGTGGTCACCGGGTATTGGAATCTGTTCAAGCAGAACATCGGCATCATGATCGCGATCGCGCAACTCGCCGCCACGCAGCCAAGATTCGCCGAGGTACAGCATCAGTTCCGGCGTTTCGGCATGGACATGGTCGCCGAATCGGTGCGGCACGCCGCCTCGCAAGGCCACGCGCAGGGCCTCAATCCCGAGCACATTGCCGCCGCGATAATCCTGCTGTTCGAGAACTTCACCGCCGTGGTCGTCGGTAACCCGGGATCCGAACTGCAGATCAGCGACGAGGACGCCATCACGACGTTGTCGACGATCTGGAAGAAAACCCTGTACGGCTTCTGA